The Panacibacter microcysteis DNA window GCGGTTTAAAAGTATTCAAAGCATGCCTGTACCGCTGCGCACAGCTGCCATAAAAAACTGTTGTACAAGAGTGCGACGCAAGGAACGATGCCACCGGTTATGTTGCCGGGCTCATCAGTGTCCGCACTGTTCATTCAGCGTATACGCGTAAACGTTATGCACGTTTCCTGTAGCTCAATACAGCCCATGTATTAAGTGCAACCGCAAAACCCAGTACAATAAGGATATGCCTGCTTATATCTGCAAGGCTGCTGCCTTTTAGTACTACCATACGCATCACTTCTATAAAATAAGAAACAGGATTGAAACGTGTGATCCATTGTGCCCATTCAGGCATACTGTCAATAGGTGTATAAAGACCGCTCATGAGCACAAAGATCATCATCATAAAAAAGGAGATAAGCATGGCCTGCTGCTGCGTGGCACAATAGGTGGAAAGCAGCAGACCCAACCCCAGCACAGCCAGTAAATACACCGCTGCAAAAATGTATATGGTAAATAAACTGCCAGCCGGTATAATGCCGTATGCAATGCGTGCAATGCTTAAACCAATGGTGAGTATAACAAGCCCAAGCACCCAGAAAGGAATCAGCTTGCCTAAAATAAAATGATATTTTTTAATAGGCGTTACATTGATCTGCTCAATGGTGCCGCTCTCTTTTTCTTTTACAATATTCAGCGATGCAAGGAAAGAACCAACCATGGTTAATAATATCACCAGTATGCCGGGCACCATAAAGAATTTGTAATTCATGAGCGGGTTAAACCAGTTGCTGTAAGTAACATTGATGGCAGGCGTATGATTAACCCGTGGTAGCTGTACAAATTTTACCCGCAGTTCCTGGTTGTAATCTGTAATAATGCTTTGCAGGTAAGCCGCGCCAAGTCCGGCTTTTACGCCATTGATGGCATTAACGGCAATCAGTACTTCGGCCTGCTGCTCTTTCACAAAGTCTTTCTCAAACCCAAGCGGAATTTCGAGGATGATATCTGCATTGTCGCTTTCCATTTCATGCAGGGCTTCTTTATAAGAGGCAGTGTACTGGTCGAGTTGAAAATAACCTGACGCTGTTATTTTGTTGATGAGTGTTTGGGTGTATGTGCTGCGGTTATGGTCTACTACCGCAAGCTTTATGTTCTTCACTTCATAGTCGGCAGCCATAGGCAGCACAATCAGTTGCATGGCAGGCATCATGAAAATAACGCGCAGTATTCCCGGATCGCGGAAAATCTGTTTAAATTCTTTTTGTAAGAGAAATAATAATGTGCGCATATCAATAAACTTTAAAGCTCATGCAAGCCTTATTTTAAATTTCCTGATCGCAAGCAATAATAAAAAAACAGTCATGCCCAAAAGGATGAGTGTTTCTTTCCATACGCCGGTTATATCAAGCCCTTTGATCATTACCGACCTTACCACCTGGTAAAACCATCTTGCCGGTACCGCATGGGAAATAACCTGCAGCGGCAGTGGCATATTCTCAACCGGGAACATAAAACCGCTGAGCATAACAGTTGGTAAAAACATACCTGTAAGTGAAATGAACATGGCTGTTTGTTGGGAATCTGTAACAGCCGAGATGAACAAACCAAAAGATAAACAGGTAATGGTAAACAAAATGCTTTCTCCCATTAACAATACGATGTTTCCTTTGATCGGCACATCTAAAACAAATACGCTCAGCAACAGGATGCTGATGATGTTTACTACAGACAGCAGTAAATAAGGTACCGCTTTGGCCGTTACAATTTTGAGCGGCTGTACGGGTGATACCAGCATAACTTCCATCGTGCCCATTTCTTTTTCCCGTACAATGGTAATGGCGGTCATCATGGTACATACCAGCATCAGCACCATTGCCATTACACCCGGCACAAAACTGTATGCGCCCTTTAACTGCGGGTTATACAGCATGCGTACCTGTGTGTTGATGATGTACGGTATCTGTTGATCCTGCAAGAGCCGCTGGTTGTAATCTCTTATAACGGCCGATGCGTAGTTGATGAGTGTGGTGGCCGTATTAGGGTCAGAGGCATCAGCAATCAACTGCACATTCACCTGGTTAAGGTGTTGCAGATCGCTTTGAAAATTGGCCGGCAATACAATCACCATTTTTGCCTGCCCGCTTTTAAAGATGGCGTCAATATCCTGCTGCCTATGCAGGTTGGCCTGTATATCAAAATATTTACTGGCGCTTATTTCCGTTAAAAGCCCCGCCGTAGCTGCATCGTGCGACTGGTCGAAGATGGCGATCCTGGCATTCTTTACCTCATTGGTCAATGCAAAACCAAAGATGATGATCTGTATTACGGGCATGGCCAGCAAAATGAACATGGTACGTTTATCCCGCCAGATATGGTAAAACTCTTTTCGTACAAATGATAAAAATTGTTTCATAAGCCCTGTCTCGCTGAAGGAGCATGAAGAAAATTGAAATATATGTTGTTGTCAGCTGTTGTTTTTCATGGCAGCTTCGTTGTGTCACTCACTTGTACTTCCTGTTCAATATTGAGCTGAACGTTGAAGTTTGCAAAGACCCAAAAGCTACTTTTTTCTTTACAGCAACCAGCCTTTAAAAATCAGTCAGCACTCCTGCTGGCCTTCCTTGCCAGTTGCACAAACACTTCGTCCATCGATGCGGCATTAAACTGCTCTTTAAGTTTGGAAGGCGAATCCAGCGCGTCAATCCTGCCATCTACCATTATCGATACACGGTTACAATACTCTGCCTCGTCCATGTAGTGCGTTGTAACGAAGATGGTAATGCCGGTAGCTGCAGCAGCATAAATCAGGTTCCAGAATTCCCGGCGTGTAACAGGGTCTACGCCGCCGGTAGGTTCATCTAAAAAAACGATCTGTGGTTCGTGAAAAACCGCAACTGAAAATGCCAGCTTCTGCTTCCAGCCAGGTGGTAATGAACGTACCAGTTTATCAGCTTCTGCTTCCAGGTGCAACTGTTGCAGCAGTATGGCAGTTTTGTCTTTGATAAACCGGTTGCTTTTGCCATAAATACCTGCATACAGGCGTATATTTTCCCGCACGGTCAGATCTTCGTACAAGGAAAATTTCTGGCTCATATAACCGATGCTGCGTTTAATCTTTTCCGTTTGTTTGTACACATCAAAACCAGCGATGATGGCTTTGCCGGATGTTGGCAAACTTAGCCCGCACAACATGCGCATGGCCGTTGTTTTACCTGCGCCATTGGCACCAAGAAAACCAAATATTTCGCCTTTGTACACATCAAAGGAAATATTGTCAACCGCTGTAAAATCTCCAAAGCGTTTGGTTAATGATGCTGTTGATATAATCTTCTCTGTAAGCATATTAATTTTTCATCAGTTGCATAAACCGGTCTTCTATACCAGGTGTTGTACGCTTAATTGTAACGTTGTAATTGTTCTTACGCTCAAGGAAATGACAGAGATCCGTTTCATCAAATACATCCTGCATAACAGCATGATGGTACTCACCAAAAGAGTAAACATCTTTTATCAAAGCGTAGCCGCCAAGATCTTTCAGCAGCTTATACATATCGTCGGCTTTTATAGCAAGTACCGGTTCTTTAAATTCAGCGATGATCTGTTGCGGTGTGCCGGCAGAGAGTATACTGCCATCCTGCATCAGTGCAATACGGTCGCACAAACCTGCCTCATCCATGTAAGGGGTAGAGACGAGAATCGTAATACCCTGCTGCTTTAGCCGTTTCAGCATTTCCCAGAATTCTTTTCTTGATACGGCATCTACGCCGGTGGTGGGCTCATCAAGAAAAAGCACTGTGGGGCGGTGTATAAGCGCACAACTTAAAGCCAGCTTCTGTTTCATACCCCCGGAAAGTTTTCCCGCCTTTCTCTTTTTAAAGGGCTCTATCTGTATATAAATGTCTTTTACCAGGTCGTAGTTATCTTCAATCGAGGTATTAAAGATGGTAGCAAAGAACTGCATGTTTTCTTCTACAGTAAGGTCCTGGTACAAAGAAAACCTGCCCGGCATGTAACCAACCCTGTTGCGTATGGCTTTGTAATCTTTTACAATATCAAAACCATCAACAGTTGCATAACCACCATCCGGTAAAAGCAGTGTGGTAAGCATCCTGAATAGAGAAGTTTTGCCAGCGCCGTCAGGGCCGATAATACCAAACAATTCAGCAGGAAGCACATCGAAAGACACCGTTTTTACGGCTTCTACAACGGCTTTCTTTGTACCATAATTTTTTATAAGGTTATTTACTGATACGGCTGCGTTCATGGTTTAAAAATTTCTTTGTTGACTGGCAGACCTCCTCCGAAACCACTCTATGCAAAGGAGAAGGGCTTTAACCGGGTTATTTGGTTTCTTTGTTTGCCGCAGGTGTTAATTGTACTTCGCCATACATGCCTATTTTTAAATAGCCATCGTTCTTTACTTTTATTTTTACTGCATACACAAGATTTGCCCGTTCATCTTTTGTCTGTATCGTTTTTGGTGTAAATTCTGCTTTACCAGCTATCCAGGTTATAACACCGTCGTATGTTTTGTAACTGTCTTTACCGTCATCTACCAATACTTTTACCTGCTGCTGCAGTTGTACGTTCGGCAAATCTTCTCCCGAAATATAGGCGCGAAGGTTAAGAACACGGAGGTCTGCTATTTTATATAACGCTTTGCCACTTGCGGTCAGTTCACCCTGCTGGGCATATTTGGCTATAACGGTACCTGCCATCGGGTTAGTGATGGTAGCTTTGGATAGCTGTTCATCAATCAGCGCCACCTGTTTTTTCAGCGGGTCGCTTTCACTGAGTATGCTGCGGTTTTGTGTGCCGGTGTTGCTTTGCTGTACAGCAATCTGCTGTTGTGTTACCAGCATTTGTTTTTGCAACTGGTCAACCTGTGCATTCAGGTCATCCAGTTGTTTCTGCGTTGCAGCCTGTGCTTCTACCAGCCGCTGAAAACGGTTCCGTTCGTTGATTGTATGATCCAGCTGCGATTGTTGTACAGCCAGTTGATTGCGCAGTAGTTTTATCTGCGGCTGCACGTCTGCGGTCTTTTGCGAAAGCGATTGTAGGGTTGCCTGCACCTGTTGTTTTTGCAACACGAGGTTGGTAGAATCTATCAGGCCAACTGCCTCGTCTTTTGAGAGATTATCACCTTCGTTTACTGTAAAAGAAAGCAGTTGCCCTGTTTGCTGCGCCGATACAATTACTTCATCAGCTTCAAAGGTGCCCGATGCATCGTAATTGTTTTTTTTGTTACTGCAGGCGAGCAGCAGTACCAGCAGCAATATTGAAGTTGCCTTTCTCATATTACCTGTTGTGTTTTGTAGTTTTATTTTTTGTTACCAGCTTTGGTATTACTGTTCACCGTTCCTTGCGTCGCACACTTGTACTGTATCACTTTATGCAGCGGCTCCGGTTCCGTCTGCCGCTGTTTGTTACTGCCTGCGATCATTTTTTAATAGCTGCAATAATAAATTGAGGCACCATTTTTTTACGTTCTTCAATCATTGCATCAAACTGTTTTTTAGAGATACCTGCTGCATGCTCAAACATTGGTTTTGCCATAAAAGGAAATACACACATGGAAAGCATGTTAAGAAACAACTGCAACGGTTGTATGGGTTTAATAATGCCAAGTTGTATTTCTTTTTCTACCTGCTGTGCAAACAGGTGAACTGGCGGTTTTTTATTACCAAACATTTTCTTTACCAATACATGGGGTTGCCTGGTGGCCTCATGCAATACAAACACCGGCAGGTAAGGCATCTGTTTTACCTGCTCTATGTAGGCTTCGCAGAAGGCTTCAATTTTTTCGAACAATGTGCTGCCCGATGCAAAGATCTCTGTGATGCGTGGTAAAAAATGGGTGGCTACCTCCTCAAAAATGGTTTCGAATAATTTGTCTTTACTGCGAAAGTAATAGTGCAGCATTGCTTTGTTGATGCCGGCTTCGTCTGCAATATCCTGCATGCGGGCACCATCCAGCCCTTTGGCTAAAAATATCTTTTTTGCTGCGGCCATGATGCGTTGTTCCGTCGTCTCGTCTGTCTTGTTAACCATATAATTTAACCAGATGGTTAACAAAGGTATTTATTTTTATAAACCCTGCAATTAAAAAATGACCTTCGTCGAAAAGATGCCTGTAAAACAGGACCTGGTTGCAGTTGCTGAATGAATTGCTGGTGTACAAGTGTGCGACGCAACGGAAGATACATAGTAGTAATATTGCCTGGCCAATAATTATCATAACGTATAAACATCATTTGGGGGCAATAAAAAAGCAGCGCCGGTTGGGCACTGCTTTTATTGAATGATTCAGTATTTAAATTACAAAGGTCTTAACCATATATTTCTAAAACTGATTGGCTCACTCGGGTCTCCATGATCCTGTAAACGAATGGGGCATGCGCCATGGGCTTTGTAGTATGGATTACCGATCCATTGTGTAAGGCCTTGCACCTGTGCGTGGTTCTGCAACAACACGCCGTTGAGCATAATGGTTACATATGCAGGCGACACAACAATGCCGTCTTTGTTGAAACGCGGGGCAGTCCAGACGATATCATATACCTGCCACTCGCCTGGTTTTTTGTTGGCATTGGCAAGTGGTATAATTTGTTTGTAAATGCTGCCTGTTTGGCCATTTACGTATGTTTTGTTGTTGTAGATGTCGAGTATCTGCGCTTCGTAGCCAACATCTCCTTTGCCGGTATTGGCAAGAAAGATACCGCTGTTGCCACGGCCCTGGTTATCGCCATGAATACCTTCAGGAATTTTCCACTCAAGGTGTAATTGGTAGTCGGTAAATTTTTGTTTGGTAACAATGCCGCCGGTTCCTTTTTTAACGGTGAAAAAGCCATCGCC harbors:
- a CDS encoding ABC transporter permease produces the protein MRTLLFLLQKEFKQIFRDPGILRVIFMMPAMQLIVLPMAADYEVKNIKLAVVDHNRSTYTQTLINKITASGYFQLDQYTASYKEALHEMESDNADIILEIPLGFEKDFVKEQQAEVLIAVNAINGVKAGLGAAYLQSIITDYNQELRVKFVQLPRVNHTPAINVTYSNWFNPLMNYKFFMVPGILVILLTMVGSFLASLNIVKEKESGTIEQINVTPIKKYHFILGKLIPFWVLGLVILTIGLSIARIAYGIIPAGSLFTIYIFAAVYLLAVLGLGLLLSTYCATQQQAMLISFFMMMIFVLMSGLYTPIDSMPEWAQWITRFNPVSYFIEVMRMVVLKGSSLADISRHILIVLGFAVALNTWAVLSYRKRA
- a CDS encoding ABC transporter permease, coding for MKQFLSFVRKEFYHIWRDKRTMFILLAMPVIQIIIFGFALTNEVKNARIAIFDQSHDAATAGLLTEISASKYFDIQANLHRQQDIDAIFKSGQAKMVIVLPANFQSDLQHLNQVNVQLIADASDPNTATTLINYASAVIRDYNQRLLQDQQIPYIINTQVRMLYNPQLKGAYSFVPGVMAMVLMLVCTMMTAITIVREKEMGTMEVMLVSPVQPLKIVTAKAVPYLLLSVVNIISILLLSVFVLDVPIKGNIVLLMGESILFTITCLSFGLFISAVTDSQQTAMFISLTGMFLPTVMLSGFMFPVENMPLPLQVISHAVPARWFYQVVRSVMIKGLDITGVWKETLILLGMTVFLLLLAIRKFKIRLA
- a CDS encoding ABC transporter ATP-binding protein, giving the protein MLTEKIISTASLTKRFGDFTAVDNISFDVYKGEIFGFLGANGAGKTTAMRMLCGLSLPTSGKAIIAGFDVYKQTEKIKRSIGYMSQKFSLYEDLTVRENIRLYAGIYGKSNRFIKDKTAILLQQLHLEAEADKLVRSLPPGWKQKLAFSVAVFHEPQIVFLDEPTGGVDPVTRREFWNLIYAAAATGITIFVTTHYMDEAEYCNRVSIMVDGRIDALDSPSKLKEQFNAASMDEVFVQLARKASRSAD
- a CDS encoding ABC transporter ATP-binding protein → MNAAVSVNNLIKNYGTKKAVVEAVKTVSFDVLPAELFGIIGPDGAGKTSLFRMLTTLLLPDGGYATVDGFDIVKDYKAIRNRVGYMPGRFSLYQDLTVEENMQFFATIFNTSIEDNYDLVKDIYIQIEPFKKRKAGKLSGGMKQKLALSCALIHRPTVLFLDEPTTGVDAVSRKEFWEMLKRLKQQGITILVSTPYMDEAGLCDRIALMQDGSILSAGTPQQIIAEFKEPVLAIKADDMYKLLKDLGGYALIKDVYSFGEYHHAVMQDVFDETDLCHFLERKNNYNVTIKRTTPGIEDRFMQLMKN
- a CDS encoding HlyD family secretion protein, whose translation is MRKATSILLLVLLLACSNKKNNYDASGTFEADEVIVSAQQTGQLLSFTVNEGDNLSKDEAVGLIDSTNLVLQKQQVQATLQSLSQKTADVQPQIKLLRNQLAVQQSQLDHTINERNRFQRLVEAQAATQKQLDDLNAQVDQLQKQMLVTQQQIAVQQSNTGTQNRSILSESDPLKKQVALIDEQLSKATITNPMAGTVIAKYAQQGELTASGKALYKIADLRVLNLRAYISGEDLPNVQLQQQVKVLVDDGKDSYKTYDGVITWIAGKAEFTPKTIQTKDERANLVYAVKIKVKNDGYLKIGMYGEVQLTPAANKETK
- a CDS encoding TetR/AcrR family transcriptional regulator produces the protein MVNKTDETTEQRIMAAAKKIFLAKGLDGARMQDIADEAGINKAMLHYYFRSKDKLFETIFEEVATHFLPRITEIFASGSTLFEKIEAFCEAYIEQVKQMPYLPVFVLHEATRQPHVLVKKMFGNKKPPVHLFAQQVEKEIQLGIIKPIQPLQLFLNMLSMCVFPFMAKPMFEHAAGISKKQFDAMIEERKKMVPQFIIAAIKK
- a CDS encoding 3-keto-disaccharide hydrolase, with protein sequence MSKKIFFLLGLATVSQYADAQKKPNWDSLAREAARTELWEPVPPVVTPGATPADAPSDAIILFDGKHGLDAWYGSDDSTKPAQWTVGDGFFTVKKGTGGIVTKQKFTDYQLHLEWKIPEGIHGDNQGRGNSGIFLANTGKGDVGYEAQILDIYNNKTYVNGQTGSIYKQIIPLANANKKPGEWQVYDIVWTAPRFNKDGIVVSPAYVTIMLNGVLLQNHAQVQGLTQWIGNPYYKAHGACPIRLQDHGDPSEPISFRNIWLRPL